The genomic window AGTATCTTTAATAGTGAAATACACCCAATGACGACTGACAACAAAAAATCCTGGCATAAACTTTGGCATACCAGGGTTTTAACAAGTTGTATTTTGAGTGGGATTCTAGGTGTAACTCAGACTGCACTCGCTGGGTATAAACCACCCAAAGATCAAAAACCTCCAAGCGGGTATTCAGACTCATCAGGTGTACGAGGAAGGTGTCGTACTATCAGTGAACAATCGCTCAGACTACTAGCTCCTGTCACCCATGTAGGACAAACTACTTCAACTCACCCGACGTTTGCTTGGGTTGCATCTGATAACGAGCCTATACCCATAGAATTTAGCCTCTACGAATTCGATAGCAACCTCAAACCCAAAAAACTCGATAGTTATACACAGACTTTCCCCAGTTCATCAAGTCTCATGAAGCGATCGCTATCCAAAGACTTACCAGGTTTGACCGTAGGTAAAAGGTATCTCTGGCAGGTGCAAATTTTGTGTAACCCTAACCGTCCTTCTCGTCATCCCATTGCTAGAGCAGAAATAAAAGTTGTACCAGCACCTCTAACTCTTGTAAATAACTTGGCTACTACTGATGATCCATCCCTCAAAGCCAATTTATATGGAAGATATGGTATGTGGTATGACGCTATCAAAGAGGCTCTTCCATTTACTACCAAAGAGGGAATCGGTCAAACTTTAACTGATTTAGTAGCGAGTCTTGCCCAATTAGAGAATCCTGTAGAAACAGACAAGTTATTAAATATCGCTTTGATCAACAAAGAGTAGGGAATTGGAGATAGGGCATGAGTTACTCACCTGTAACCTGTAACCTGTAACCTTCCTAAAGCCAATTTCCCACAAGTATAAATGCTGCCCAGTAAGCGGGGTGAGAAGATACTCCATCACTTGCAATTAGCGATCGCTGTGCTATGCGTAGAGCCTCTGCTTTACTCACACCAGAATGATACCAGGCTTCGTAAAATTTAGTCACTAGTTTCACAGTAGAAGCATCGTTAATCGACCATAGGGAAGCTAAGGCAGTTTTTACACCAGCTTGTACTGCCACTCCAGCCAAACCTAGGGCAGCACGATCATTACCAATGGCGGTTTCACAAGCAGTTAGCACTAGTAAATCTATATATTTATAGTAGTTATAAATACTACGTAAAATGCGGTCTAACTCAGAGATAGTCAGCTTTTGATTGTCACCTGTGACGAGGAAAGTATCATTGGGAAGCTCACCAAACTGACCATGTGTAGCAATGTGAATAATGGGGTAAAAATTTTGGCTGAGTTCTGATTGCAGGCGATCGCGTGTAAAATCTTCATCTAGCAACTGCTTGCTACCTGGAATCTGCATCTTAACTTGATTAATTTCTGCGCGGACGTTTTTTAAAGCGTGAAATCTGCGCCCATCAATGATGGCATCTTTAGTTAAGCCAACAGCTAATGCTCGCGCTTTTTTCTGCCTTGATGTTTGCAGATTGGTCACATTTAGACTAGGAGTAGTGGCGATCGCATATTTTTCAACCAAAAATTTTTCGCCATCATGCAGTGCAGCCATTGGTACACTGCGAAGAATTCCATCTTGGATGAAAACGAGAGTTTTAATTTGCAATGACTCTAGATCATTAATAAAAGGTCGAATGATCCAGTTATACAGCTTTTGTGCTTGCTGGGGATTGTAAGTAATGTTTGCATAGTTTTCTAAACTTATGCGAAATTGGTTGACTTCTTCTCGGAAAGCTTGGCTATTCACGTTAATCCACTGCAATTTTAATCTTTGGTTATCCCTAGGAAAACTCACTATAATTGCAGTCCGTTCCTCTAAAATGATGGAGTGAAAAATTGCTGTGTTGGTTTTTGATAAACTTAAATCAGTTCTCTGGCTATTTGCCAAGAAGTGACAATTCCGACCATAATATTTTTCTATCTCTATCATTTGCAAATCACCAATATCGGCAATTGCTGAGTTAAGATTGTTACTCGTATACCGGATATTTTCCGCTACTAAACTTAGTTTGTTACCAATTGATTGACGGCGGAAATTTTCCCCAATACCTTGATTATCAGACTGCGAATTTATTTGATCAATACAAACATCACCACGATTTTCTTTTAAATTTCCAGATGCTGGTTGAATATCATTTTTTGTATTGACTTTAGATAATACACTAGCTGTCTTTACTAAACTTCTTGCTGCTGCCAATTCCATCGATCCATCTGTGATAAAAATCTGGTTGATTACTAAGTTGAAAATCAGGCTACACAGAAATAGCCATCCTAATAAGTGATGTCGCTTTAGCATCATAGCTTTTTATTCAGGATTTAATTACAGATCAATGATGAGAATACACTTGTCAAACAACTATTAGCTTGGCAGAACAGCACTAATAAGACTTACGCAATTTTCATATGATATATATCGTATAGGGTGCGTCAGATATCAAGAATCTGTTTATTGACAGCATTTGATCTGTCTGACGCACCCTACTAATATGCCAGTTACGTAATTCCTGACTAAGTAAAAACTTAATATAGCATTTCTAGCAATCAACATTTAGCATTTTTGGTAGGCGGAATCTTGTTAAACTGAAGAAATTGAAGAAATTGAAGAAATTGAATATTTATCTCTGACAAAACTAAATTACAGTATTAAATCAAGTGACAAAAGAAACTAATTTATAGGACAATATAAAATATTAGAAGTAATTGCTGAATTATTTTGAACATTTATTAAAAAAGTTATTGGGTTTTTAGTACGTATTATGCTAAACACAATTCTGAATTTTGTAGAAGTGCAAAAAAATCTGCATCTCGCTAGTTCTGTAACGATCAGTGCTGACGGCGAATTTCTCTATGCAACAACATTAGATAATCCGTTAACACCGGAAATCAATGAGTCAGCGATCGCAGTATTTCGGCGAGATGCTCTTACAGGTAAACTAAGTTTCGTAGAAGCTCAACGGGATGATATAGGCAATATTAATGGGTTAGGTGGTGCTTATTCGAGCGCAATTAGCCCTGATGGTACTTACCTCTATGTAGCGGGATTTGATGATGCAGCGATCGCCAGATTTCAGAGAGATACGATTACAGGCGAGTTGATTTTTATCGACTTTCAACAAGATGATGATCTCCTGGGTGGTGTCACTGCGATCGCTATTAGTCCTGATAGTGAATTTCTCTATGCGATCGCTTCTAATGAGGAATCTATAGCAGTATTTGCACGAGATCCCATTACAGGTGAACTGAATTTCTTTGAAGTTATACAAGATGTGAATGGGCTAGGTGGTGCTTATTCCCTCATCCTTAGCCCTGATGGTAAATTTATTTACACAGTTGGAATTGTTGATGAAGCTATAGCGGTATTTGAGCGCGATTTGATCACTGATAAACTGAATTTTGTAGAGGTTCAAACAGGTTATACAGATAGTATTGATGAGCCATTTATTCCCTACTCTCTAACTATTAGCCCCGATGGTAAATATCTCTATGGGGTGGGAGTGAGTGGTGTCATCGCCGTATTTGAGCGAGATAACAGCACAGGTAGTTTAAGTTTAGTAGAACTTCAAGAAGATGCTGCAAGCGATACCGAGGGACTGGCTGGTGTCAACGCCATTACTATCAGCCCCGATGGTAAATTTCTCTATGCGGCTATATTTCCAGATGACGCAGTGGCTATATTTCGGCGGGATGCAGCTACAGGTAAACTGAGTTTCATCGAATTTCAACAAGATAATACCGACGGTGTAGATGGGTTAGATGGTGTTTTCTCCCTCACCACCAGCCCCGATGGTAAGTTTATCTATGCAGTCGGATTTGCTGATGCGGCTGTAGCGGTGTTTAGCCAAAATGTCCTTCCTACTTCCACAGATACCAACATCTACACTCAGCCCAACAGCCTCTACACCTTCAAATCTGCTGACTTCCCATTTAGTGATGCTGACACTGACGACAGCTTACAAGCTGTGCAGATTGTCAGTTTACCACAATTAGGAGAGTTTTTTCTAGATAGCAATGACGATCAAAAGCTCAACGATGGCGAACTTATTGCTATTGGACAAACTATTCAGATAGCAGAGTTACGCCAGCTAAAGTTCCAGACTGATAAAACTGCGATCGGTGACAATTATACGAGTTTTCAATTCAAAGTTAATGATGGTGCAGAAGATAGTAATGAGGCGAATAAATTAACTATTAATGTCCAGGGAACAATCATAAATAACACTAAAGATGATATTTTTACTATCAAAAATTCAGATATTACTACCAAAGCAAAACTACAATTTGAACTCACAAAAATTAGTGCTAATACTATTTATGAGTTAGGCGTATTTAGCGTTGATGATGCACAAGGTAATATTAATGGTATAGCCCCAGGTACAAGTAATTACAATCTCACCGCATTAGAACGAGCTAAAGTAGTTTTATTCTCTCTAGCCGATGCGCCCAATGCTTTTAATCCCCTTGACTTACAAAGAATAATAGAATTTAATTCGGGGGAGAATTTCAGGTTTTACTTGATACCTAATAGTACAACTAATGAGGTGTTATCAGGAAAAATATCGTTCTCTGAAGTAGTGTTTCTCTCGAATCAAAATATTCAAGTAGAAGATGATGGTTTCTCTTTAAATTTATCAGATTTCGGAGTGAAGATTCAAACTACACAACAAGTATTACCCCTGGGTATTAGTCAACAAACAAAACATCAAGGTGAATTGATTGATTTGCGGGGTGTAACACAACCAGTCAAAGCTGAATTTATCGTCAATAGAGAAGCAGCATTTGATAATTTTGTCGGCTTCTATCAAGTGGTTGATGAGAATGGCGGGATTGATACTAATGGCGATGGGACAGCAGATATTTTAGTAGGACAGGCTGGTTATACACAAGCGGCGGTGCGTGGACGAGTGAGTGGGATTGATTTGATTGTGCGTAACCAAAGTACAGAAATTTACACTGGTTTTTTCGAGCATGGGGCTATTTTTGCGCCATTTATGATTGTTAATAGTAGACCCGATGCAGTTCTGAATGGAGAAAATAATCCGGCGGTTTATTTTCCCTTTTTAGGTGCGAATGCTGACAAGACAGATCATATACATTTATTGGGTGATAATACTTTCGGTTTTGAAGATTTAGTTAATGGTGGTGATAGAGATTATAATGATATGATTGTGCGCGTTAATTTAAGTTTTATTTAAGGCGATGTTTGCACAATTATCAATAGCCTAATATAATTTTTGCGCTCAAAATGACATTTTATACATCCTAAAACTTTTAAAACATCCTCTAAGAGGATGTTTTAAAAGTTTTGTCAGGTATCCTTTGTCATTCTGAGTGGAGCTTTGCGGAAGGAAGAATCCGCGTTTTCACCGTTATACTGGGATGCTTCCTTCGTCAGCATGACATAAAAGGGGACTTTTCAAACATACTCTAAAGTGGGGAAACAAGAAAATCCCTAACCCTCCCATTTCCAAGGGTAGGGTTAGAGTGGAGTAAAAAGATATTTTGATACATCAATCATGATTTTTCAAACATCTTTTTAGTTTTAAGATTTACAAGATTTCAGTTTGCTTTTAAGAGTTGAACCTACACCTAAAGTACCAAGGGCGAAGAGACTTAGAGTTGAAGAGGTTTCTGGAATTGGTTTGGCTGTCAAAGATATTCGATAATTTATGAGTGCTTGTGTAGCAATCCCAGGATCTTTCCAGCTTGTTAAAGTTCCTGAACCGATAAAATTTGGTACAGATGGATCAAGAATTGGATCTCCTGATGCGTTTAAAGCAACGCTACCGTTGATTCCTAGATAAAAAATGTCATCCTTTACTCCGCTAAAGCTTAACTTACTAAAACCTGTTGCTAAACCTTGGCCGCTTTTGTCAAAAAGGAATAAATTTAAGCTGGGTTCAAAGCTTGCTACGTCCACTTTTCCATCAAAGCCTAGCTGAAGTTGATATAAATTAATATCTCCTCCATTTCTGAGAATCCCTTCAATTGTGTTGAAAGCAGGAATTGTGACTGGACCAGATCCTGGAATCAGGTTTCCAGCACCGATTTCTCCTATATAAGTAGCAGCCTGTGCCATACTTTCTATTCCTGGCGTTAGAATTGTCCCGATGATTGTCAGGGTTGAGATTGTGCTAGCTAGTCCTACAGAAGATAGTTTCTGAAATAAGTTAGATTTACTCATAAGCTGAGATTGCTCACAAAGCATATAAACAAGTTGCTATTAATTAACTTACCTCAGATCGCCTTACTAGGAAAATTTCTTAAATATTTGGAACTTCATCAGAAATTTAGTCCTGACTACAAACTCAATTCATCAGCGATCGCTCAATTTCTTGACTAACTAACTGATTCCCTTGTAAGTTGAGATGAATGTGGTCTTGGTATAAGGCTTTGGGGTTGTCGGTAGCGTTAAATATGGGGAGAAAATCTATATAGGTAATTTGTTGGTCTTGGGTAAAGTCTTTGAGGCGTTGACGGGTTTTAATTTCATAGTCACGGGGGCCGGGTTCACCAATTTCTCGCAACAGGGGAGTCATGGCTAGCAAGAATTTGGTATTGTGTTCACGGGCGAATGTCTGAATTTTACCAATAGTCTCTAAATTAACTGCAACTATATCGCCTTTTTCTTTGGGTATGGCTTTGAGTTCTGGATGTGGCGTTGGCTTTTGTAGATAACGCTGCCATACTTCTATATATGCTAAGGCTGGTTTTTGATTAGGGTAATTGCGATCGCGTCCTACTGGTAATGATGTAGGTGCAGTAGCAAATAAATCATCTGTATTCAGCAATAAGACTACCACCTGAGCCTGGAAAGTCCCGAATTTCTGGAGATAAGCGAGTTCATTTCTTGGCCCCCAGGAGTTAGCAGAAGCATTCATCACTTCTGTAGGTTGACGATGAGACAGGCTAGCCATCAGCAAGCTAGAAATAGTATTAGCTTGATCTGTCCACCAACCACCATTAGCAATTGAGTCTCCTAAGATTAATATTCTTAGGGTTGAGGGTGCAGGTATTTTGGATATAGACCCACTCCGCATAGAATACTCATTAATCTCAATCCGATTACCAAAGCGGCGCGTGCGTTGGTTTGGTGCTAACAAGTAACCGATATTATCATCAGCAATATAAGTCAGAGGATTACCAAAACCAAATAGCGATCGCAATCCGATTTCCCCTAGCACTAAAGCTACCACGACTACCCCAAAAATCACCAATAATAATTTCACCTGCAAACACCCTCCTTTTCCCAGTCTAAGAACCTATTTTCTGGAAGTCCCTAATGTTTAGCAGAGATTTTACCTTTTCTCCAACTCTAAATGTAGTTTGAGAGACGCATCTACTAATTGCATCAACTCTTCACTTAAACTATTTACCACCTCTGACACAATCCTTTGCTTGGAAATTGTTCTTACCTGCTGCGCCTGTACTTTGGACGCTAATGGTAAACCACTATCTTCTGGATTCAGTAAAACCTCGAAGGGGTAAACACGGCTGACATTGGATGTAAGGGGTAAAATTGTTACCGTGCTAGCTGCGCGATTATTAGCATCATTGCTAACTATCAGCACTGGGCGGCGTTTATCCATCTCAGAGCCTAAAGTCCGACTGAGATTAGCGTAATAAATATCACCACGCTTCATCAGTTAATCCATCTGTAATCGTGATTTCCCAATCATTGTCAACTTCCGCAGATGCTTCTCGGTAAGCCTGTTCTAGTTCCTGTGTTCGCAACAACTGCAATGCTTTTTCAATGACTTGGGAGCGAGATTTACATTCATGGGCTACTTTGTAACCTTCAATAAATTGCACCAGGGAAGCTGGTAAGGAAATTGATAGCTTTTCAACTTGCATAGTGTTACCAAGTGGTAGTAAGCATCTTCTTACTTAATGGTACTCTAGAAACTAGTAATTAATTACAAAAAATGTTTGTATAAATTTAAACAGCGAAATTATAATAAACCGTAAAATTAATGTGGAAAACGTTGCAAAGCTTAAACAAAATATTATCTGTAAAATCGTTCTATCTGCAAATAGAAAGACTAAGATTAAAGCGGACAAATTAGCACCGTAACAAAGGGAGTAATACAAAGCTATGTCCGACTTAAATAGAGGAATTATGAAATTTGAAGGGGCAGATGCCCCCAAACTAGTCACAATCTCTACTGTGTTACTATTGGGATCAATCGCTGTTTTGATTATTTGGGCGTTACAGTCTGCTTACGCTCTTAATTGAGCAAATAGCAGCGAAGAAGGACACCGGTTAAAGCCGCGTGTCCGCTAACTAAATTTCTTGTGCGCCCTAAAAATTATCAAAAACTTGCGGAAAAACTTAAGATGTTAAGATTTGAGATTTTAGGTGGAAAATCAATCTAAAATCCAAAATCCATAATGAGAGAACTTTGGGGTGCTTTAACTATTTTAATTGTCTGTCCGTTCTTGGGTGCGTTACCTGTAATCGCTTGGATTACTTACGCACTGAAGGGGAGACGACTAGGACAAATTGGGACGAAAAATATCAGTGTCTCCGCCGCTTTTTATCATGGTGGGACAATAGTAGGGGTTTTGGCAGTTTTGTCAGAAGCCCTTAAAGGTATGGGTGCTATTTTTCTCGCCCGTGCTTTTTTCCCAGAGGGATCAGTTTGGGAACTCCTGGCGTTAATTACCTTGGTATTTGGTAGATACTCGATGGGGCGAGGCGCAGGGACAACTAATGTTGTTTGGGGGTTGCTGGTACATGATCCGCTATTATCAATATTTATCGGGTTACTAGCGATTATTAGCTTTACCCTGTTGCAGTCAAGAATTTTGGTGAAGTATGGAGTTTTAGTTGTGTTTCCGTTATTTATGGTAATTCTCCATGCCGAAGATTTACCGAAAATTCTGGCGGCTGTGGCCTTGGCTGGGTTATTAGGATGGATTTACAAAAAAATCCCCGATGATTTGAACCTACCATCCCAAGAGGGAGATGCTCAATCTCAGGCAGTCTTTGAATATTTGCGCGGCGATCGCGTTATTCTTTCTTTAGATGATCAGTTAGATACTGCCCTAGTCGGACAAAAAGCCTCTACCCTATCGCAAATTAAACGTTGGGGTTACTCAGTCCCGAAAGGTTGGGTACTCGTTCCCGGTGATGATCCCGAAAAATTATTAAATTTCCTCCAACCTTCCGATTTATCGCCCTTGGTGGTGCGTTCCTCCGCCATTGGGGAAGATTCAGAACAAGCTTCGGCGGCTGGACAATATCAAACATTGCTGCAAGTTACCAGTAAAGAGCAATTACAGCAAGCCATTGCCATTGTTAGGGATTCTTATAATTATCCAGCTGCGGTACAGTATCGGCGCGATCGCGGTTTACCAGACTCAGCGATGGCGGTACTGATTCAACAGCAAGTCCAAAGCGCATATTCGGGAGTCGCTTTTAGTCGTGATCCCATCACCCAGCAAGGCGATGCAGTCGTGATTGAAGCCTTACCCGGTAGCCCCACACAAGTAGTCTCAGGGAAAGTCACACCAGAACAATATCGGGCGTTTGTGGTGGAAGCAGACAATCTTTCATCTGTGCAGTTGGAGGGTACAGGACGAGTTCCCCAAGCTATTATCAAGCAAGTAGCATACCTAGCCCGCCGCATTGA from Nostoc sp. UHCC 0870 includes these protein-coding regions:
- a CDS encoding ribbon-helix-helix domain-containing protein — encoded protein: MQVEKLSISLPASLVQFIEGYKVAHECKSRSQVIEKALQLLRTQELEQAYREASAEVDNDWEITITDGLTDEAW
- a CDS encoding DUF928 domain-containing protein, which encodes MTTDNKKSWHKLWHTRVLTSCILSGILGVTQTALAGYKPPKDQKPPSGYSDSSGVRGRCRTISEQSLRLLAPVTHVGQTTSTHPTFAWVASDNEPIPIEFSLYEFDSNLKPKKLDSYTQTFPSSSSLMKRSLSKDLPGLTVGKRYLWQVQILCNPNRPSRHPIARAEIKVVPAPLTLVNNLATTDDPSLKANLYGRYGMWYDAIKEALPFTTKEGIGQTLTDLVASLAQLENPVETDKLLNIALINKE
- a CDS encoding SGNH/GDSL hydrolase family protein; translation: MKLLLVIFGVVVVALVLGEIGLRSLFGFGNPLTYIADDNIGYLLAPNQRTRRFGNRIEINEYSMRSGSISKIPAPSTLRILILGDSIANGGWWTDQANTISSLLMASLSHRQPTEVMNASANSWGPRNELAYLQKFGTFQAQVVVLLLNTDDLFATAPTSLPVGRDRNYPNQKPALAYIEVWQRYLQKPTPHPELKAIPKEKGDIVAVNLETIGKIQTFAREHNTKFLLAMTPLLREIGEPGPRDYEIKTRQRLKDFTQDQQITYIDFLPIFNATDNPKALYQDHIHLNLQGNQLVSQEIERSLMN
- a CDS encoding type II toxin-antitoxin system PemK/MazF family toxin, which translates into the protein MKRGDIYYANLSRTLGSEMDKRRPVLIVSNDANNRAASTVTILPLTSNVSRVYPFEVLLNPEDSGLPLASKVQAQQVRTISKQRIVSEVVNSLSEELMQLVDASLKLHLELEKR
- a CDS encoding beta-propeller fold lactonase family protein gives rise to the protein MLNTILNFVEVQKNLHLASSVTISADGEFLYATTLDNPLTPEINESAIAVFRRDALTGKLSFVEAQRDDIGNINGLGGAYSSAISPDGTYLYVAGFDDAAIARFQRDTITGELIFIDFQQDDDLLGGVTAIAISPDSEFLYAIASNEESIAVFARDPITGELNFFEVIQDVNGLGGAYSLILSPDGKFIYTVGIVDEAIAVFERDLITDKLNFVEVQTGYTDSIDEPFIPYSLTISPDGKYLYGVGVSGVIAVFERDNSTGSLSLVELQEDAASDTEGLAGVNAITISPDGKFLYAAIFPDDAVAIFRRDAATGKLSFIEFQQDNTDGVDGLDGVFSLTTSPDGKFIYAVGFADAAVAVFSQNVLPTSTDTNIYTQPNSLYTFKSADFPFSDADTDDSLQAVQIVSLPQLGEFFLDSNDDQKLNDGELIAIGQTIQIAELRQLKFQTDKTAIGDNYTSFQFKVNDGAEDSNEANKLTINVQGTIINNTKDDIFTIKNSDITTKAKLQFELTKISANTIYELGVFSVDDAQGNINGIAPGTSNYNLTALERAKVVLFSLADAPNAFNPLDLQRIIEFNSGENFRFYLIPNSTTNEVLSGKISFSEVVFLSNQNIQVEDDGFSLNLSDFGVKIQTTQQVLPLGISQQTKHQGELIDLRGVTQPVKAEFIVNREAAFDNFVGFYQVVDENGGIDTNGDGTADILVGQAGYTQAAVRGRVSGIDLIVRNQSTEIYTGFFEHGAIFAPFMIVNSRPDAVLNGENNPAVYFPFLGANADKTDHIHLLGDNTFGFEDLVNGGDRDYNDMIVRVNLSFI
- a CDS encoding CHAT domain-containing protein, with protein sequence MMLKRHHLLGWLFLCSLIFNLVINQIFITDGSMELAAARSLVKTASVLSKVNTKNDIQPASGNLKENRGDVCIDQINSQSDNQGIGENFRRQSIGNKLSLVAENIRYTSNNLNSAIADIGDLQMIEIEKYYGRNCHFLANSQRTDLSLSKTNTAIFHSIILEERTAIIVSFPRDNQRLKLQWINVNSQAFREEVNQFRISLENYANITYNPQQAQKLYNWIIRPFINDLESLQIKTLVFIQDGILRSVPMAALHDGEKFLVEKYAIATTPSLNVTNLQTSRQKKARALAVGLTKDAIIDGRRFHALKNVRAEINQVKMQIPGSKQLLDEDFTRDRLQSELSQNFYPIIHIATHGQFGELPNDTFLVTGDNQKLTISELDRILRSIYNYYKYIDLLVLTACETAIGNDRAALGLAGVAVQAGVKTALASLWSINDASTVKLVTKFYEAWYHSGVSKAEALRIAQRSLIASDGVSSHPAYWAAFILVGNWL